In a single window of the uncultured Dysgonomonas sp. genome:
- a CDS encoding TonB-dependent receptor, with product MLTLILVFMSTLVFAQTKTVTGTVVDDLGDGVIGAVVTVKGSTKGTVTDHDGNFTVVAGAQDVLNIKLIGYIEQNITVGSQTHIKIVLQEDTQMLDEVVVVGYGTMKKSDVTGAMARVGEKEMKAMPVKDALQAMQGKTAGVDITSNQRPGQTGSIRVRGVRSLNADQGPLYVVDGMVIQSGGIDNINPSDIEAIDILKDASATAIYGSRGANGVILVSTKRGKSGSLSVNYSGSVTFEKMYDVTENMSASEWLDYARLAKYNMGTYKSATPSYEADYATWGSVAASWANIAAGWTNNNTVWDGSKVGSYDWASHGKQNAVSTEHTISISGGGEKSQGYGSFGYLSQEGTQPGQKYERFTAKVNFDASPTKWFKMGTSINASWGDQDYGYNFAKSVTGAGDFYSALRGMLAWTTPYDENGSYIRNPAAGDVNIINPINELKYTVNNRQTFIANGSFYGQLDFGEMFDPLKGLKYRVQFGPEFKYYRTGSFYDAEGINGDGNNTASYNNYQTRAWTLDNLVYYDRNIGIDHKLGLTLMQSASAYHYEYGTMKATDVASSSELWYNLYSGGALSSFGTGLTETQMTSYMVRGNYSLKDKYLLTASIRWDGASQLAEGHKWASFPSMALGWRMEQEKFMQNLDFINALKLRFGVGTTGNSAIGAYATKGAINQLYYNWGTTTSSPGYVASDPSLKDPSKMANSELGWERTTQYNWGLDYSFLNSRINGSIDIYSTKTKDLLMAMSIPSLTGYTSTYANVGETEGWGIDLQLNTINVQTKDFTWATNITWSKDKSKIKALANGRIQDLSNAWFVGEEIGVYYDYVYDGIWKTSEAEEAAKYGRKPGQIKVKDLNDDGAIDANNDRQIVGTTRPEWSGGIMNTFNYKNFELSFFVYSRWGFTFRSGAVTLDGRYQMRKIDYWVKDTNENARYYSPGSNGEAADAYNSSMNYEDGSFIKMRNISFGYNFAPKHLKKLGINNLKVYGQLMNPFTIYSKCDYLDTDLSSYDNNTTSTGSATTIKGLVFGVNIGF from the coding sequence ATGTTGACATTGATTCTCGTTTTTATGTCAACATTAGTTTTTGCACAGACGAAGACAGTGACCGGTACGGTTGTCGATGATCTGGGAGACGGTGTAATCGGTGCTGTAGTAACAGTAAAAGGATCAACAAAAGGAACTGTAACTGATCATGATGGAAATTTTACTGTTGTGGCAGGTGCTCAGGACGTACTCAATATAAAGCTCATCGGCTATATTGAGCAGAATATTACGGTAGGATCACAAACTCACATTAAAATTGTACTTCAGGAAGATACACAAATGCTGGATGAAGTAGTTGTAGTCGGATATGGCACAATGAAAAAAAGTGATGTGACCGGAGCAATGGCTCGTGTAGGAGAAAAAGAGATGAAAGCGATGCCTGTCAAAGATGCACTACAGGCTATGCAGGGAAAGACAGCCGGTGTGGATATTACATCAAATCAGCGTCCCGGACAAACAGGAAGTATAAGGGTGCGGGGTGTTCGTTCGTTGAATGCAGACCAAGGCCCTTTATATGTAGTAGATGGTATGGTCATTCAATCTGGAGGAATAGATAATATAAACCCAAGTGATATTGAGGCTATTGATATATTGAAAGATGCTTCAGCTACAGCAATTTATGGTTCTCGTGGAGCAAACGGGGTGATATTGGTTTCTACTAAACGAGGAAAGAGCGGTTCCCTGTCTGTAAACTATTCGGGTTCTGTAACATTTGAGAAAATGTATGATGTAACAGAAAATATGAGCGCATCTGAATGGCTCGATTATGCCCGTCTGGCAAAATACAATATGGGTACATATAAATCGGCTACACCATCTTATGAAGCCGATTATGCAACATGGGGTTCGGTTGCTGCTTCATGGGCTAATATTGCTGCCGGTTGGACAAACAATAATACCGTTTGGGATGGAAGTAAAGTTGGTAGTTACGACTGGGCTAGCCATGGCAAACAAAATGCTGTCTCTACAGAACATACAATCAGTATATCCGGTGGTGGTGAGAAGTCGCAGGGTTATGGATCGTTTGGTTATTTGAGCCAGGAAGGGACTCAGCCGGGGCAAAAATATGAACGCTTCACAGCAAAAGTAAATTTTGATGCTTCACCCACAAAATGGTTTAAGATGGGGACATCAATTAATGCTTCATGGGGAGATCAGGATTATGGCTATAATTTCGCAAAATCAGTAACAGGAGCCGGAGATTTTTATTCGGCATTACGCGGTATGTTAGCATGGACAACGCCTTACGACGAGAATGGCAGCTATATACGAAATCCTGCTGCAGGTGATGTGAATATTATTAATCCGATAAATGAGCTAAAATATACGGTAAATAATAGACAGACCTTTATTGCAAACGGAAGTTTTTACGGACAACTTGACTTTGGTGAAATGTTTGATCCATTGAAAGGCTTAAAATATCGTGTTCAATTTGGACCTGAATTTAAGTACTACCGTACGGGTTCTTTTTATGATGCAGAAGGTATAAATGGTGATGGAAACAATACAGCCTCATACAATAACTATCAGACACGTGCATGGACACTTGATAATCTCGTTTATTATGATCGCAATATCGGTATAGATCATAAACTGGGACTTACTTTGATGCAATCGGCATCTGCCTATCATTACGAATATGGTACGATGAAAGCTACAGATGTAGCATCATCTTCCGAATTGTGGTATAATCTTTATTCTGGTGGGGCGCTAAGCTCTTTTGGAACAGGTCTGACAGAGACTCAGATGACTTCTTATATGGTGCGTGGAAATTATAGTCTTAAAGATAAATATTTGCTGACAGCTTCTATCCGTTGGGACGGTGCATCTCAATTAGCAGAAGGACATAAATGGGCCTCTTTCCCTTCTATGGCGTTAGGCTGGCGTATGGAACAAGAGAAGTTTATGCAGAATCTGGATTTTATCAATGCATTGAAACTTCGTTTTGGTGTAGGAACTACCGGTAACTCAGCAATTGGGGCTTATGCTACCAAAGGAGCTATAAATCAGTTGTATTATAATTGGGGTACTACTACTTCTTCTCCGGGCTATGTGGCGTCAGACCCATCTCTCAAAGATCCATCAAAAATGGCCAATTCAGAACTGGGCTGGGAAAGAACTACTCAGTACAACTGGGGGCTGGATTATAGTTTTCTGAATAGCAGGATTAATGGTAGTATTGATATTTACTCTACTAAAACCAAAGACTTGTTGATGGCGATGTCTATCCCTTCTCTTACCGGTTATACATCAACTTATGCAAATGTCGGAGAAACTGAAGGATGGGGTATTGATCTTCAATTGAATACTATAAATGTTCAGACTAAAGATTTTACATGGGCGACTAATATTACATGGTCGAAAGATAAAAGTAAGATTAAAGCGCTTGCAAACGGTAGAATTCAGGATTTGAGCAATGCATGGTTTGTAGGAGAAGAAATCGGAGTCTATTATGACTACGTATACGATGGTATATGGAAAACATCGGAAGCCGAAGAAGCTGCTAAATATGGCCGTAAGCCGGGACAAATAAAGGTGAAGGATCTGAATGACGATGGTGCTATCGATGCTAATAACGATAGGCAGATTGTAGGTACTACACGTCCGGAATGGTCGGGAGGTATAATGAATACATTTAATTATAAAAACTTCGAATTGTCTTTCTTCGTTTATTCACGTTGGGGTTTTACATTCAGAAGCGGAGCCGTAACTCTTGATGGACGTTACCAGATGCGTAAAATAGATTATTGGGTGAAAGATACAAATGAGAATGCAAGGTATTATTCTCCGGGATCAAATGGTGAAGCCGCTGATGCTTATAATTCGTCAATGAATTATGAAGATGGTTCATTTATAAAAATGAGAAATATAAGTTTCGGATACAACTTTGCTCCAAAACATCTGAAGAAGCTGGGAATAAATAATCTGAAAGTTTATGGACAACTTATGAATCCATTTACGATATATTCTAAATGCGATTATCTGGACACAGATCTTTCCAGTTATGACAATAATACGACTTCTACAGGTTCGGCAACGACGATAAAAGGGCTTGTATTCGGTGTTAATATTGGTTTTTAA